The DNA sequence GATTCATAGGCATTTTGAAGGATACAGAGAGGTCTCATGTACCCTTTATCTAGTTTCTCATGTTATTTAAGAATACAATATCAAGACAAAGAAATTGGCATTGATAGAATGAGTGTGTACAGTTCACTGTCATTTATCCTGTGTATAttcacatcaccaccaccacaatcaaattTCAGAACTATTCCTTtacaggctggccggttagctcagttggttagaacgcagccttataacaccaaggtcacaggttcagatccctgtactggccagccaccaaaaaaaaaagaactattccATCACCACAGAGATCTCCCTTGTGCTGTACCCTTATAGCCACATCCATGTCACTCTCATCATCCCTGAACCCTAGGAACCacatatccttttattttttatagcacttCAGAGCAGGTTGCAAAAAACATGAGCCTTTCACCaataaatacttcagcatgtatttcctaagaataaggacatttttatttatttatttttttaaaaagatgaccggtaaggggatcttaacccttgatttggtgttgttagctccacactctcccaagtgagctaaccggccatccctatatagggatccgaacccgtggccttggtgttatcagcaccacactctcccaagtgagccacgggccggccctagaataAGGACATTTTTAATGTAGCTATGGTACAATTAtgaaattcaggaaatttaactCTGATGTACCTGTGTTCATTACTATTTCAAAACACTAGCACATAAATTTTTCACATTATCCCatatcatcctttttttttttttccatatcatcCATTTTATTGCAACTTTTTTTCCCAGTCTAGAGTCTAAGCTAGGATAAATAATTACTCTTTTTTCTATAGTCTCCTTTGATGtagaacaaatttatttttattctttgccaGCGTTCTTCATAGGTGATAATGCTTTCTTCCCATTGCAGTTCATCATTTTGTCCCATCATTGATTAAAGTAGGATTCACTAGATCTCCACATTGtaaaggtatttcttttttctctctgtaattaAAATACAATTCCTAGGGTGATATTTGAGACTGTGagtattttttcccccataaagTATCACCCAACAGTGTTAACAATTATTAATGATTATTGCCTGAATCATTGTCCTCCAAGCTATGGAGCAGTGGACTAAACAAGACTTCAGTCGCTTCCATCAGCTTGCCTGGCCAGTGAAACCTAAAGCTAGTCAGTCTGGAAGGGCTGGGAGGGATATCCACTTCTAACTGGGTCTTGAGCTCTAGGGAGGCAGGCCTTGCCGAAGGGAGCTTACCTTATCCACCACCTTTGTTCACAGCACAATGGAGTTTGCGACAGCCCTGGCAGACCTCCAAGAGGAGTCTAGCTGCCCCATCTGTCTGGACTACTTGAAAGACCCAGTGACCATCAACTGTGGGCACAACTTCTGTCACTCCTGCCTCAGTATATCCTGGAAGGATCTAGATGATACTTTTCCCTGTCCTGTCTGCCATTTTTGCTGTCCACACAGGAATTTCAGGAGAAACCCCCAGCTCTGTAATTTGACTGAAATTGCTAAGCTACTCCAGGTcagaagaagcaagaggaagaggcaTGAAGAGAGTGCTGTGTGTGAGAAGCACAATAAGTTTCTGACCCTTTTCTGTGTGAAGGACCTCGAGGTTTTATGTACACAGTGCAGTTTAGCCACTGAACACCAGAATCACTACATTTGCGCCATTAAGAAAGCTGCCTTTTATCACAGAAAAATTCTAGAACATAGCATTGAGCCCTTGAAGCATAATATGGAACGAGTTGAAAAAGTGATAACTCTACAGGGCAGCAAATTAGTAGAgctgaaaaagaaagtagaatataggagagaagaaataaattctgaattTGAGCAAATCAGACTCTTTTTACAGAATGAGCAAAAGGCTATTCTTAGGCAGATACAAGAAGAAGAGCTGGAcattttagcaaaaataaatgaaaaccttGTAACATTCTCAGATGATGTTTCCACATTAAAACATCTCCTAAGGGAGATAGAGGGCAAATGTGTGAAGACAGACCTGGAATTACTCCGGCATGTTAAGCGTATCCACCACAGGTATCAAAATCTAAAATACCCTGAACTCTCTTCATTCAGGTTAACAAAATATGGTTTCAGTCTTCCACCACAATATTCTGGCTTGGACAAAATTATCAAGCCATTTCAAGTAGATGTGATTCTAGATCTTGACACAGCACATCCTCAACTTATGGTTTCTGAAGATAGAAAAGCTGTGCGATATGGAAGAACGAAACAAACCATGTGTTATAACAGAAGGAGATTTTATGTCTGCCCTGCTATCTTGGGTTCTCAGAGATTTACTTCTGGCAGACATTACTGGGAGGTAGAAGTGGGAAACAAGCCTAAGTGGATATTGGGCGTGTGTCAAGACTGTCTTCCTAGGAACTGGCAGAATCAGCCATCAGTTCTCGGTGGATTCTGGGCAATTGGGAAATACATTGAAAGTGGTTATGTTGCATCAGGTCCTAAGAGAACCCAGCTTCTGCCAGGAGTGAGACCCAGCAAGATTGGCATTTTTCTGGACTATGAATTGGGTGAGGTTTCCTTCTATAATATGAATGATAGATCTGTTCTCTATACTTTTCATGATCCTTTTACAGATGCCATTTGGCCTTATTTCTATATTGGAACAGATTCTGAACCTCTTAAAATCTGTTCAGTATCAGATTATGAAAGATAAAGAACCTGGTAAATGATTCTGCTTTAGTTATTAGGGGAAACTTAAGCCAGTAAACTGAATCTCAttatttctggaatctttttAAGTTTTACCACTGAAAACCTGAGTAgattattctctgtccttttcagCAACTATGAAAATGTGACAGTAATACCAGTTTCATACATGTTATGAATACTAATTGTCAGGTGCCTTGAATTCTAAGATAAAATGTTTGAGAattctagggctggcccatggctcactcaggagagtgtggtgctgataacaccaaggccatgggttcggatcccatatacggatggccagttagctcggtggGTGAacatggtgctggcaacaccaagtcaagggttaagatcccctcactggtcgtctttaaaaaaaaaaaaaagtttgagaattctGTTAATATGTCCAA is a window from the Cynocephalus volans isolate mCynVol1 chromosome 9, mCynVol1.pri, whole genome shotgun sequence genome containing:
- the LOC134386151 gene encoding tripartite motif-containing protein 60-like encodes the protein MEFATALADLQEESSCPICLDYLKDPVTINCGHNFCHSCLSISWKDLDDTFPCPVCHFCCPHRNFRRNPQLCNLTEIAKLLQVRRSKRKRHEESAVCEKHNKFLTLFCVKDLEVLCTQCSLATEHQNHYICAIKKAAFYHRKILEHSIEPLKHNMERVEKVITLQGSKLVELKKKVEYRREEINSEFEQIRLFLQNEQKAILRQIQEEELDILAKINENLVTFSDDVSTLKHLLREIEGKCVKTDLELLRHVKRIHHRYQNLKYPELSSFRLTKYGFSLPPQYSGLDKIIKPFQVDVILDLDTAHPQLMVSEDRKAVRYGRTKQTMCYNRRRFYVCPAILGSQRFTSGRHYWEVEVGNKPKWILGVCQDCLPRNWQNQPSVLGGFWAIGKYIESGYVASGPKRTQLLPGVRPSKIGIFLDYELGEVSFYNMNDRSVLYTFHDPFTDAIWPYFYIGTDSEPLKICSVSDYER